One genomic window of Micromonospora sp. WMMD1128 includes the following:
- a CDS encoding guanylate kinase, translating into MSTDDEARSAARLTVLSGPSGAGRGSVVELVRARLASVWVPVVATTRPPRPGERDGVDRLFLDRAGFDRLVDAGELLEWCRIGPYRRGVPRADVRTRLAQGRPVLLPLDLAGALAVATAVPQARLVLLAPPAYRADPAVAAVFAHAVAHDRTERAAAELVGLLGSSFLAPARPPPGG; encoded by the coding sequence GTGAGCACGGATGACGAGGCGCGCTCGGCGGCTCGGCTCACTGTCCTGTCCGGCCCTTCCGGGGCCGGGCGGGGCAGTGTCGTCGAGCTGGTCCGGGCGCGCCTTGCGTCGGTGTGGGTGCCGGTGGTCGCCACCACCCGCCCGCCCCGGCCCGGCGAGCGCGACGGCGTCGACCGGCTCTTCCTCGACCGGGCCGGCTTCGACCGGCTGGTCGACGCCGGCGAGCTGCTGGAGTGGTGCCGGATCGGGCCGTACCGCCGGGGGGTGCCCCGCGCCGACGTGCGGACCCGCCTCGCGCAGGGGCGGCCGGTGCTGCTGCCGCTGGACCTGGCCGGCGCGCTCGCCGTCGCGACCGCGGTGCCGCAGGCCCGGCTGGTGCTGCTCGCGCCGCCCGCGTACCGCGCCGACCCGGCCGTCGCGGCCGTCTTCGCACACGCCGTGGCCCACGACCGGACCGAGCGTGCGGCGGCCGAGCTGGTAGGATTGCTCGGTTCGTCATTCCTGGCCCCGGCCCGACCGCCCCCGGGCGGTTGA
- the mihF gene encoding integration host factor, actinobacterial type: MPLPSLTPEQRAAALEKAAEIRKARAELKEQLKQGKTTLATVLERAESDDVVGKLKVSAVLQAMPGIGKIRATQIMEKLKIADSRRLRGLGEQQRKALLGEFAAN; this comes from the coding sequence GTGCCGCTCCCGTCACTGACCCCCGAGCAGCGCGCTGCCGCGCTGGAGAAGGCTGCGGAGATCCGCAAGGCCCGCGCTGAGCTGAAGGAGCAGCTCAAGCAGGGCAAGACCACCCTCGCCACCGTCCTTGAGCGGGCCGAGTCCGACGACGTCGTGGGCAAGCTGAAGGTTTCGGCAGTGCTCCAGGCGATGCCGGGCATCGGCAAGATCCGGGCCACCCAGATCATGGAGAAGCTCAAGATCGCGGACAGCCGTCGCCTGCGTGGCCTCGGCGAGCAGCAGCGCAAGGCGCTGCTCGGTGAGTTCGCCGCCAACTGA
- the pyrF gene encoding orotidine-5'-phosphate decarboxylase, giving the protein METFGTRLHRAMAERGPLCVGIDPHPGLLADWGLPDDVDGLERFSRTVVEAIGDRVAVVKPQSAFFERYGARGVGVLESTIRQLRNAGALVLLDVKRGDIGSTVRAYASAYLDPSNPLYVDAITASPYLGVGSLAPMIETAAAHGSGVFVLALTSNPEGAAVQRAVGADGRTVAQHVIDEISQLNRGAEPLGSFGLVVGATIGETGHDFAAVNGPLLAPGMGAQGGTPAGLRAVFGAALPSVLPSYSREVLGAGPEPAALRAATERAQAECRTALSAA; this is encoded by the coding sequence ATGGAGACGTTCGGCACCCGACTGCACCGGGCCATGGCGGAGCGCGGTCCGCTCTGCGTGGGCATCGACCCGCACCCGGGCCTGCTGGCCGATTGGGGGCTGCCCGACGACGTGGACGGGCTGGAGCGGTTCAGCCGCACCGTGGTGGAGGCGATCGGCGACCGGGTCGCCGTGGTCAAGCCGCAGTCGGCGTTCTTCGAGCGCTACGGCGCGCGCGGGGTCGGCGTGCTTGAGTCAACTATCCGACAGTTGCGAAATGCGGGCGCGCTCGTTCTCCTCGACGTCAAGCGCGGAGACATCGGATCGACCGTCCGCGCGTACGCCTCGGCGTACCTCGATCCATCCAACCCGCTGTATGTCGACGCGATCACCGCGAGCCCCTACCTGGGAGTAGGTTCCCTCGCGCCGATGATCGAGACGGCCGCCGCGCACGGCAGCGGGGTGTTCGTCCTGGCCCTCACCTCGAACCCCGAGGGCGCCGCCGTGCAGCGCGCGGTCGGGGCCGACGGGCGCACCGTCGCGCAGCATGTGATCGATGAGATTTCCCAGCTCAACCGGGGTGCGGAGCCGCTCGGCAGCTTCGGTCTGGTGGTCGGTGCGACGATCGGTGAGACCGGTCACGACTTCGCCGCGGTCAACGGTCCGCTGCTCGCCCCGGGGATGGGCGCGCAGGGCGGCACCCCGGCCGGACTACGCGCGGTCTTCGGCGCCGCGCTGCCGTCGGTGTTGCCGTCGTACTCCCGGGAGGTGTTGGGTGCGGGGCCCGAGCCGGCCGCCCTACGGGCCGCCACCGAGCGCGCGCAGGCCGAGTGTCGGACCGCCCTGAGCGCCGCCTGA
- a CDS encoding adenosylmethionine--8-amino-7-oxononanoate transaminase — translation MTPEEILAADRRHVWHPYAALPPASPPLVVRSAEGVRLRLADGRELVDGMSSWWAAIHGYRHPVLDAAVTDQLGRMSHVMFGGLTHEPAVRLAETLVELAPDGLEHVFLADSGSVSVEVAVKMCLQYQRAVGRPGRRRLGTWRGGYHGDTFHPMSVCDPEGGMHHLWGDVLPRQVFAPLPPAGFDTPPDPAYEAALSDAVERHADELAAVIVEPVVQGAGGMRFHHPHYLRVLREVTRRHGILLVFDEIATGFGRTGRMFAAEHAGVTPDVLCVGKALTGGYLTLAAALCTREVAAAISADGVLAHGPTFMGNPLACAVANASLSLLRAGDWAGRVAGIAEGLRAGLAPLRDAPGVADVRVLGAIGVVQLDHEVDLPSATAAAVAEGVWLRPFRDLVYTMPPYVCDDTDVARIAAGVAAAVKAG, via the coding sequence GTGACGCCCGAGGAGATCCTCGCCGCCGACCGCCGGCACGTCTGGCACCCGTACGCGGCGCTGCCGCCGGCCAGCCCGCCGCTCGTGGTGCGCAGCGCCGAGGGCGTACGGCTGCGGCTGGCCGACGGGCGGGAGCTGGTCGACGGCATGTCGTCGTGGTGGGCGGCGATCCACGGCTACCGGCACCCGGTGCTCGACGCCGCGGTGACCGACCAGCTCGGCCGGATGAGCCACGTGATGTTCGGCGGGCTCACCCACGAGCCCGCGGTACGCCTGGCCGAGACGCTCGTCGAGCTGGCCCCGGACGGCCTGGAGCACGTCTTCCTGGCCGACTCCGGCTCGGTCAGCGTCGAGGTCGCGGTGAAGATGTGCCTCCAGTACCAGCGCGCCGTGGGGCGCCCGGGGCGCCGCCGGCTGGGCACCTGGCGGGGCGGCTACCACGGCGACACGTTCCACCCGATGAGCGTCTGCGACCCGGAGGGCGGCATGCACCACCTCTGGGGCGACGTGCTGCCCCGGCAGGTGTTCGCGCCGCTGCCGCCGGCCGGCTTCGACACCCCGCCGGACCCGGCGTACGAGGCGGCGCTCTCCGACGCCGTCGAGCGGCACGCCGACGAGCTGGCCGCGGTGATCGTGGAGCCGGTGGTGCAGGGCGCCGGCGGGATGCGGTTCCACCACCCGCACTACCTGCGGGTGCTGCGCGAGGTGACCCGGCGCCACGGCATCCTGCTGGTCTTCGACGAGATCGCCACCGGCTTCGGCCGGACCGGGCGGATGTTCGCCGCCGAGCACGCCGGCGTCACGCCGGACGTGCTCTGCGTCGGCAAGGCGCTCACCGGCGGCTACCTCACGCTGGCCGCGGCGCTCTGCACCCGGGAGGTGGCCGCCGCGATCTCCGCCGACGGGGTGCTGGCGCACGGGCCGACGTTCATGGGTAACCCGCTCGCCTGCGCGGTCGCCAACGCCTCCCTGAGCCTCCTGCGGGCCGGTGACTGGGCCGGCCGGGTGGCGGGGATCGCCGAGGGGCTGCGGGCCGGCCTGGCGCCGTTACGCGACGCCCCGGGGGTGGCCGACGTACGGGTGCTCGGCGCGATCGGTGTGGTGCAGCTCGACCACGAGGTGGATCTGCCTTCGGCCACCGCCGCCGCGGTGGCCGAGGGGGTGTGGCTGCGCCCGTTCCGGGATCTCGTCTACACCATGCCGCCGTACGTCTGCGACGACACCGACGTGGCCCGGATCGCGGCCGGCGTGGCCGCGGCGGTGAAGGCCGGCTGA
- a CDS encoding quinone-dependent dihydroorotate dehydrogenase codes for MMFEKVVRPRLFALGGGDAEVAHEWTLGRLAGVSRRGAALAALRRVYFRASPRTVFGVRFPNPVGLAAGMDKNGVALPAWPALGFGFVEVGTVTAHAQPGNPRPRLFRLPDSEAVINRMGFNNAGAPALAARLAALPRPLGVPLGISLGKSKVTPLDDAVEDYLASYRALADHGDYFAVNVSSPNTPGLRSLQDRSHLDALLAALVGEKPVLVKIAPDLTEAAVAELLEVCLDRGAAGVIATNTTLGRDGLAPADRARGAEAGGLSGRPLTGRARELVGFVHRETGGRLPVIGVGGILDPDDATRMFDAGADLVQLYTGFIYRGPALVRSTVRAVAGR; via the coding sequence GTGATGTTTGAGAAGGTGGTGCGGCCCCGGCTCTTTGCCCTTGGGGGTGGGGATGCGGAAGTGGCGCACGAGTGGACGCTCGGGCGGCTTGCGGGGGTTTCTCGGCGGGGTGCGGCGTTGGCCGCGTTGCGGCGGGTCTATTTTCGGGCTTCGCCGCGCACCGTGTTCGGGGTGCGGTTCCCGAACCCGGTCGGGCTGGCGGCCGGGATGGACAAGAACGGGGTCGCGCTGCCCGCCTGGCCGGCGCTGGGCTTCGGCTTCGTCGAGGTCGGCACCGTGACCGCGCACGCCCAACCGGGCAACCCCCGGCCCCGGCTGTTCCGGCTGCCCGACAGCGAGGCCGTGATCAACCGGATGGGGTTCAACAACGCCGGCGCGCCGGCCCTGGCGGCCCGGCTGGCGGCGCTGCCGCGCCCGCTCGGCGTGCCGCTCGGCATCTCGCTCGGCAAGTCCAAGGTGACCCCGCTGGACGACGCCGTCGAGGACTACCTCGCCTCCTACCGGGCGCTTGCCGACCACGGCGACTACTTCGCGGTGAACGTGTCCTCACCGAACACCCCGGGCCTGCGGTCGCTTCAGGACCGCTCCCACCTGGACGCGCTGCTCGCCGCGCTGGTCGGCGAGAAGCCGGTGCTGGTGAAGATCGCCCCGGACCTCACCGAGGCCGCCGTCGCCGAGCTGCTGGAGGTCTGCCTCGACCGGGGCGCGGCCGGCGTCATCGCCACCAACACCACACTCGGCCGGGACGGGCTCGCCCCGGCCGACCGGGCGCGCGGCGCCGAAGCCGGTGGCCTGTCCGGCCGGCCGCTGACCGGGCGGGCCCGGGAACTGGTCGGGTTCGTGCACCGGGAGACCGGGGGACGGCTGCCGGTGATCGGCGTCGGCGGCATCCTCGACCCGGACGACGCGACCCGGATGTTCGACGCCGGCGCCGACCTGGTCCAGCTCTACACCGGATTCATCTACCGGGGCCCGGCCCTGGTCCGGTCAACCGTCCGGGCGGTCGCCGGACGCTGA
- the carB gene encoding carbamoyl-phosphate synthase large subunit, protein MPKRTDLKHVLVIGSGPIVIGQACEFDYSGTQACRVLRSEGIRVSLVNSNPATIMTDPEFADATYVEPITPEFVELVIARERPDALLPTLGGQTALNTAVALHSAGVLEKYGVELIGANIEAINRGEDRQLFKEIVAKAGVRLGVEDPAALTPRSRVCHSMDEVRETVAELGLPVVIRPSFTMGGLGSGMAHTDADLDRIAGTGLAASPVHEVLIEESVLGWKEYELELMRDRHDNVVVVCSIENVDPMGVHTGDSVTVAPAMTLTDREYQRLRDLGIAVLREVGVDTGGCNIQFAVNPADGRIVVIEMNPRVSRSSALASKATGFPIAKIAAKLAVGYTLDEIPNDITLRTPAAFEPTLDYVVVKIPRFAFEKFPGADPELTTTMKSVGEAMSLGRNFSEALNKAMRSMETKASGFWTTPDPAGATRENTLAALRVPHDGRLYTVERALRLGASIAEVAEASGGMDPWFLDQIAALVELRAEIAGAPVLDAALLRRAKRAGLSDRQLAALRPELAAEDGVRTLRHRLGIRPVYKTVDTCAAEFEATTPYHYSTYDAETEVAPSARPKVLILGSGPNRIGQGIEFDYSCVHAVQALRSAPIGTAAGSGSGAEGVGYETVMVNCNPETVSTDYDTADRLYFEPLTFEDVLEVWHAEDSSGKAAGGPGVVGVVVQLGGQTPLGLAQRLKDAGVPVVGTSPESIHLAEERGAFGAVLARAGLRAPAHGMATSYDEAKAIADEIGYPVLVRPSYVLGGRGMEIVYDDPTLRDYIGRATDISPDHPVLVDRFLDDAIEIDVDALVDADGDVYLGGVMEHIEEAGIHSGDSSCALPPITLAGSHLAEVRRYTEAIARGVGVRGLLNVQYALQGDLLYVLEANPRASRTVPFVSKATAVPLAKAAARIALGATIADLRAEGMLPPTGDGGSMPPDAPIAVKEAVLPFKRFRTPSGKGIDVLLGPEMRSTGEVMGIDTGFGQAFAKSQAAAYGSLPTTGKIFVSVANRDKRGMIFPIKRLADLGFEIVATTGTAEVLRRHGIACEQIRKHYEAGAGADAVSLILGGDVALVVNTPQGSGASARSDGYEIRSAAVMADIPCVTTVPGAAAAVMGIEARINGDLRVRPLQDLHAALRANE, encoded by the coding sequence ATGCCTAAGCGGACCGACCTGAAGCACGTCCTGGTGATCGGCTCGGGGCCGATCGTGATCGGACAGGCCTGCGAGTTCGACTACTCGGGCACCCAGGCGTGTCGGGTGCTGCGCAGCGAGGGGATCCGGGTCAGCCTGGTCAACTCCAACCCGGCGACGATCATGACGGATCCGGAGTTCGCCGACGCCACGTACGTCGAGCCGATCACCCCCGAATTCGTCGAGCTGGTCATCGCCAGGGAACGCCCGGACGCGCTGCTGCCCACCCTGGGCGGGCAGACCGCGTTGAACACCGCGGTCGCGCTGCACTCCGCGGGCGTGCTGGAGAAGTACGGCGTCGAGCTGATCGGCGCGAACATCGAGGCGATCAACCGGGGCGAGGACCGGCAGCTGTTCAAGGAGATCGTGGCCAAGGCCGGCGTACGCCTCGGCGTCGAGGACCCGGCCGCGCTGACCCCGCGCTCGCGGGTCTGCCACTCCATGGACGAGGTGCGTGAGACGGTCGCCGAGCTGGGTCTGCCGGTGGTCATCCGGCCGTCGTTCACCATGGGCGGCCTCGGTTCCGGGATGGCGCACACCGACGCGGACCTCGACCGGATCGCCGGCACGGGACTGGCCGCCAGCCCGGTGCACGAGGTGCTGATCGAGGAGAGCGTGCTCGGCTGGAAGGAGTACGAGCTGGAGCTGATGCGCGACCGGCACGACAACGTGGTGGTGGTCTGCTCGATCGAGAACGTCGACCCGATGGGCGTGCACACCGGCGACAGCGTCACGGTCGCCCCGGCCATGACGCTCACCGACCGGGAGTACCAGCGGCTGCGTGACCTCGGCATCGCGGTGCTGCGCGAGGTCGGGGTGGACACCGGCGGCTGCAACATCCAGTTCGCGGTCAATCCGGCCGACGGCCGGATCGTGGTGATCGAGATGAACCCGCGGGTGTCGCGTTCCTCGGCGCTGGCGTCGAAGGCCACCGGCTTCCCGATCGCCAAGATCGCCGCGAAGCTCGCGGTCGGCTACACGCTTGACGAGATCCCCAACGACATCACGCTCAGGACGCCCGCCGCGTTCGAGCCGACGCTCGACTACGTGGTGGTGAAGATCCCCCGGTTCGCGTTCGAGAAGTTCCCCGGCGCCGATCCGGAGCTGACCACCACGATGAAGTCGGTGGGGGAGGCGATGAGCCTGGGCCGCAACTTCTCCGAGGCGCTGAACAAGGCGATGCGCTCGATGGAAACCAAGGCGTCGGGCTTCTGGACCACCCCCGACCCGGCGGGGGCGACCCGGGAGAACACGCTCGCCGCGCTGCGGGTGCCGCACGACGGCCGGCTCTACACCGTCGAGCGGGCGCTGCGCCTGGGCGCGTCGATCGCCGAGGTGGCCGAGGCGTCCGGTGGCATGGACCCGTGGTTCCTGGACCAGATCGCCGCGCTGGTCGAGCTGCGGGCCGAGATCGCCGGCGCCCCGGTGCTCGACGCCGCGCTGCTGCGGCGGGCCAAGCGGGCCGGCCTGTCCGATCGGCAGCTCGCCGCGCTGCGACCCGAGCTGGCCGCCGAGGACGGCGTCCGTACGCTGCGGCACCGGTTGGGGATCCGGCCGGTCTACAAGACGGTGGACACCTGCGCGGCCGAGTTCGAGGCGACCACGCCCTACCACTACTCGACGTACGACGCCGAGACCGAGGTGGCGCCCTCGGCCCGGCCGAAGGTGCTCATCCTCGGCTCCGGGCCGAACCGGATCGGACAGGGCATCGAGTTCGACTACTCGTGCGTGCACGCGGTCCAGGCGCTGCGAAGCGCGCCGATCGGCACCGCCGCCGGGTCCGGTTCCGGCGCCGAAGGCGTCGGTTACGAGACGGTGATGGTCAACTGCAACCCGGAGACCGTCTCCACCGACTACGACACCGCCGACCGGCTCTACTTCGAGCCGCTGACGTTCGAGGACGTGCTGGAGGTCTGGCACGCCGAGGACTCGTCCGGAAAGGCGGCCGGTGGTCCCGGCGTGGTCGGGGTGGTGGTGCAGCTCGGCGGTCAGACCCCGCTCGGCCTGGCCCAGCGGCTCAAGGACGCGGGCGTGCCGGTCGTCGGCACCTCGCCGGAGTCGATCCACCTGGCCGAGGAGCGGGGCGCGTTCGGCGCGGTGCTGGCCCGGGCCGGGCTGCGCGCGCCCGCGCACGGCATGGCCACCTCGTACGACGAGGCGAAGGCGATCGCCGACGAGATCGGATATCCGGTGCTGGTCCGGCCCTCGTACGTGCTCGGCGGTCGGGGCATGGAGATCGTCTACGACGATCCCACGTTGCGCGACTACATCGGCCGGGCCACCGACATCTCGCCCGACCACCCGGTGCTCGTGGACCGCTTCCTCGACGACGCCATCGAGATCGACGTGGACGCGCTCGTCGACGCGGACGGCGACGTCTACCTGGGCGGCGTGATGGAGCACATCGAGGAGGCCGGCATCCACTCCGGCGACTCGTCCTGCGCGCTGCCGCCGATCACGCTGGCCGGCTCGCACCTGGCCGAGGTGCGCCGCTACACCGAGGCGATCGCCCGCGGCGTCGGGGTACGCGGCCTGCTCAACGTCCAGTACGCGCTCCAGGGCGACCTGCTCTATGTGTTGGAGGCCAACCCGCGCGCATCCCGCACCGTGCCGTTCGTCTCGAAGGCGACGGCGGTGCCGTTGGCCAAGGCGGCGGCCCGGATCGCGCTCGGCGCCACCATCGCCGACTTGCGCGCCGAGGGGATGCTGCCGCCGACCGGGGACGGCGGCAGCATGCCGCCGGACGCGCCGATCGCGGTCAAGGAGGCGGTGCTGCCGTTCAAGCGGTTCCGGACCCCGTCGGGCAAGGGCATCGACGTGCTGCTCGGCCCGGAGATGCGTTCCACCGGCGAGGTGATGGGCATTGACACCGGCTTCGGTCAGGCGTTCGCCAAGTCGCAGGCCGCCGCGTACGGGTCGCTGCCCACCACCGGGAAGATCTTCGTGTCGGTGGCGAACCGGGACAAGCGCGGCATGATCTTCCCGATCAAGCGCCTGGCCGATCTGGGTTTCGAGATCGTCGCCACCACCGGCACGGCCGAGGTGCTGCGCCGGCACGGTATCGCCTGCGAGCAGATCCGCAAGCACTACGAGGCGGGTGCGGGCGCGGACGCGGTCTCGCTGATCCTCGGCGGCGACGTGGCGCTCGTGGTGAACACACCGCAGGGTTCCGGGGCGAGTGCCCGCTCGGACGGCTACGAGATCCGCAGCGCCGCCGTCATGGCGGACATCCCCTGCGTCACCACGGTCCCCGGCGCCGCGGCGGCGGTGATGGGCATCGAGGCGCGCATCAACGGCGACCTCCGGGTCCGCCCCCTCCAGGACCTGCACGCCGCCCTTCGGGCCAACGAGTGA
- the carA gene encoding glutamine-hydrolyzing carbamoyl-phosphate synthase small subunit, which yields MSSRRRNAILVLEDGRTFHGEAYGSVGETFGEAVFNTGMTGYQETLTDPSYHRQVVVQTAPHIGNTGVNGSDDESGRIWVAGYVVRDPARISSNWRATGGLEDRLAAEGVVGISGVDTRALTRHLRERGAMRVGVSSVDDDPDALLERVRRAPSMVGADLSAEVTTAKPYVVEAEGEHRFTVAALDLGIKRNVPRRLAARGVTTHVLPAGSTIDDLLATGADAVFLSPGPGDPATADGPVALAREVLTRRIPLFGICFGSQILGRALGFGTYKLGYGHRGINQPVLDRATGKVEVTSHNHGFAVRVPGAGDGAVVPDQVVDTDFGGVRVSHVCLNDNVVEGLRAEDVPAFTVQYHPEAAAGPHDADYLFDRFAELIEGGKNA from the coding sequence GTGAGCAGTAGGCGGAGAAACGCGATCCTCGTCCTGGAGGACGGGCGCACGTTCCACGGCGAGGCGTACGGCAGCGTCGGGGAGACCTTCGGCGAGGCGGTCTTCAACACCGGAATGACCGGCTACCAGGAGACGCTCACCGACCCCTCCTACCACCGCCAGGTGGTGGTGCAGACCGCGCCGCACATCGGCAACACCGGCGTGAACGGCTCCGACGACGAGTCCGGCCGGATCTGGGTGGCCGGCTACGTGGTGCGCGACCCGGCCCGGATCAGCTCCAACTGGCGGGCCACCGGCGGCCTGGAGGACCGGCTCGCCGCCGAGGGCGTGGTCGGCATCAGCGGCGTGGACACCCGGGCGCTGACCCGGCACCTGCGCGAGCGCGGCGCGATGCGGGTCGGCGTCTCCAGTGTCGACGACGACCCGGACGCCCTGCTGGAGCGGGTCCGCCGCGCGCCGTCGATGGTCGGCGCGGACCTGTCCGCCGAGGTGACCACCGCGAAGCCGTACGTGGTCGAGGCCGAGGGCGAGCACCGGTTCACGGTGGCCGCGCTGGACCTGGGCATCAAGCGCAACGTGCCGCGCCGGCTCGCCGCGCGCGGCGTCACCACCCACGTGCTGCCCGCCGGCTCGACCATCGACGACCTGCTCGCCACCGGCGCGGACGCGGTGTTCCTCTCGCCCGGTCCGGGCGACCCGGCGACCGCCGACGGCCCGGTGGCCCTCGCGCGGGAGGTGCTCACCCGCCGGATCCCGCTGTTCGGCATCTGCTTCGGCAGCCAGATCCTCGGCCGGGCGCTCGGCTTCGGCACCTACAAGCTCGGGTACGGCCACCGCGGCATCAACCAGCCGGTGCTCGACCGGGCCACCGGCAAGGTGGAGGTGACGAGCCACAACCACGGCTTCGCGGTGCGGGTGCCGGGCGCCGGAGACGGAGCGGTGGTGCCCGACCAGGTGGTCGACACCGACTTCGGCGGCGTCCGGGTCTCCCATGTGTGCCTCAATGACAACGTGGTCGAGGGGCTGCGGGCCGAGGACGTGCCCGCCTTCACCGTCCAGTACCACCCGGAGGCGGCGGCCGGCCCGCACGACGCGGACTACCTGTTCGACCGCTTCGCGGAGCTCATCGAAGGCGGAAAGAATGCCTAA
- a CDS encoding dihydroorotase: MTAYLIRNVRVLDGEPTDLLIRDGVVAEVGAGLTADDATAVDATGLVALPGLVDLHTHLREPGREDAETVESGSRAAALGGYTAVCAMANTSPVADTAGVVEQVWRLGREAGLVDVQPIGAVTVGLAGERLAELGAMADSAARVRIFSDDGHCVADPRLMRRALEYVKAFDGVIAQHAEEPRLTEGAQMHEGEVSTRLGLTGWPAVAEEAIIARDVLLAEHVGSRLHVCHVSTAGSVEVLRQAKSRGVRVTAEVTPHHLLLTDEAVSGRSGLASPALANNWSPASSYDPVFKVNPPLRTATDVAALRAALAEGVIDVIATDHAPHAVEDKECEWAYARPGMLGLETALSIALDVLGPRWDLIAERMSRVPARIAGLAGHGLDPAPGVPANLTLVDPAARRVIEPAELASRSRNTPYARMTLPGRIVATFLRGEPTVLDGKAVK, encoded by the coding sequence GTGACCGCGTACCTCATCAGGAACGTCCGTGTGCTCGACGGCGAGCCGACCGACCTGCTCATCCGCGACGGCGTGGTGGCCGAGGTCGGCGCCGGCCTGACCGCGGACGACGCCACGGCTGTCGACGCGACCGGCCTGGTCGCGCTGCCCGGCCTGGTCGACCTGCACACCCACCTGCGCGAGCCGGGCCGGGAGGACGCCGAGACGGTCGAGTCCGGCTCCCGGGCGGCGGCGCTCGGTGGCTACACCGCGGTCTGCGCGATGGCCAACACCTCGCCGGTCGCCGACACCGCCGGCGTGGTCGAGCAGGTGTGGCGGCTCGGCCGGGAGGCCGGCCTGGTCGACGTGCAGCCGATCGGCGCGGTCACCGTCGGGCTGGCCGGCGAGCGCCTGGCCGAGCTGGGCGCGATGGCCGACTCGGCGGCCCGGGTGCGGATCTTCTCCGACGACGGGCACTGCGTCGCCGACCCGCGGCTGATGCGCCGGGCGTTGGAGTACGTCAAGGCATTCGACGGGGTGATCGCCCAGCACGCCGAGGAGCCCCGGCTCACCGAGGGCGCGCAGATGCACGAGGGTGAGGTGTCCACCCGGCTCGGGCTGACCGGCTGGCCGGCGGTCGCCGAGGAGGCGATCATCGCCCGGGACGTGCTGCTGGCCGAACACGTGGGCAGCCGGCTGCACGTCTGCCACGTCTCCACCGCCGGCAGCGTCGAGGTGCTGCGGCAGGCCAAGTCGCGCGGGGTGCGGGTGACCGCCGAGGTGACGCCGCACCACCTGCTGCTCACCGACGAGGCGGTGAGCGGGAGGAGTGGGCTTGCGAGCCCCGCACTCGCGAACAACTGGAGCCCAGCGAGCAGCTACGACCCGGTCTTCAAGGTCAACCCGCCGCTGCGTACCGCCACGGACGTCGCCGCGCTGCGGGCCGCGCTGGCCGAGGGCGTGATCGACGTCATCGCCACCGACCACGCGCCGCACGCGGTGGAGGACAAGGAGTGCGAGTGGGCGTACGCCCGGCCCGGCATGCTGGGCCTGGAGACCGCGCTCTCGATCGCGCTCGACGTGCTCGGCCCGCGGTGGGACCTGATCGCCGAGCGGATGTCGCGGGTCCCGGCCCGGATCGCCGGGCTGGCCGGGCACGGGCTCGACCCGGCGCCCGGCGTGCCGGCCAACCTGACCCTGGTCGACCCGGCCGCCCGGCGCGTGATCGAGCCGGCCGAGCTGGCCAGCCGCAGTCGCAACACCCCGTACGCCCGCATGACGCTGCCGGGTCGCATCGTGGCGACCTTCCTGCGCGGCGAGCCGACGGTTCTGGACGGAAAGGCTGTCAAGTGA
- a CDS encoding aspartate carbamoyltransferase catalytic subunit has protein sequence MIRHLLSGADLDADTATLVLDTAAEMATVAGREVKKLPALRGRTVVNLFYEDSTRTRISFEAAAKRLSADVINFSAKGSSVAKGESLKDTALTLQAMGADAVVVRHPASGAPHRLADWVDGSVVNAGDGTHEHPTQALLDAYTMRSRLGRLAGLHVAIVGDVLHSRVARSNVLLLSTLGAKVTLVGPPTLIPVDIAPALAPGIDVSYDLDTVAPNVDVVMMLRVQRERMSDSYFPSAREYARRYGLDGPRMRRLPEHAIVMHPGPMNRGMEITPEVADSPRSTIVEQVANGVSVRMAVLYLLLGGNNR, from the coding sequence ATGATCCGGCACCTGCTCTCCGGCGCGGACCTGGACGCCGACACCGCCACGCTGGTGCTTGACACCGCCGCCGAGATGGCCACCGTGGCCGGCCGTGAGGTCAAGAAACTGCCGGCGCTGCGCGGACGCACCGTGGTCAACCTCTTCTACGAGGACTCCACCCGGACCCGGATCTCGTTCGAGGCGGCCGCCAAGCGACTCAGCGCCGACGTGATCAACTTTTCGGCCAAGGGCTCCAGCGTGGCCAAGGGGGAGAGCCTGAAGGACACCGCGCTCACCCTCCAGGCGATGGGCGCGGACGCGGTGGTCGTCCGGCACCCCGCCTCCGGCGCGCCGCACCGGCTGGCCGACTGGGTGGACGGGTCGGTCGTCAACGCCGGCGACGGCACCCACGAGCATCCCACCCAGGCGCTGCTCGACGCGTACACCATGCGCTCCCGCCTGGGCCGGCTCGCCGGCCTGCACGTGGCGATCGTCGGCGACGTGCTGCACTCCCGGGTGGCCCGCTCCAACGTGCTGCTGCTCAGCACGCTCGGCGCGAAGGTCACGCTCGTCGGCCCGCCGACGCTCATCCCGGTCGACATCGCGCCCGCGCTCGCCCCCGGCATCGACGTCTCCTACGACCTCGACACCGTTGCACCGAACGTGGACGTGGTGATGATGTTGCGGGTGCAGCGGGAGCGGATGAGCGACTCCTACTTCCCGTCGGCCCGGGAGTACGCCCGCCGGTACGGGCTGGACGGGCCGCGCATGCGCCGGCTGCCCGAGCACGCGATCGTCATGCACCCAGGCCCGATGAACCGGGGCATGGAGATCACGCCCGAGGTGGCCGACTCGCCCCGCTCCACCATCGTCGAACAGGTCGCCAACGGGGTCTCCGTGCGGATGGCCGTCCTCTACCTGCTGCTCGGAGGGAACAACCGGTGA